The DNA sequence AGCACCGGTGGTCAGAGATTCGACGTGACCGGCGTCATGATTGGATGACCGTCCGCAGGACTGTCGGAAGAGGGAGGGCCGGGAGATGGCCGAGGAGATCCGCGCCGAGATGGTGGCGAACGTCTGGAAGGTCGTCGCGTCGGCCGGGGACACCGTGTCCGAGGGCGACACGCTGGTGATCCTGGAGTCGATGAAGATGGAGATCCCGGTGGTCGCCGAGTCCGACGGCGTGGTGCAGCAGCTGGCGGTCAACGAGGGCGACGTGGTGCAGGACGGCGACCTGATCGCGGTGATCGGTTGACCGGCCTGCTCGTCCGCCGTGCCGAGCCGGCGGACTTCCCGGCGGTGGCCCGCCTGACGGTGGCCGCGTACGAGGCGGACGGCCAGCTCAAGGGCGAGACCGGGTACGCGCCGGTGCTCGCCGACGTGGCCGGCCGGGCGGCGACCGGTGAGGTGCTGGTGGTCGTGGACGGGGGCACCGGCACGGTGCTCGGCGCGGTGACGTTCGTGCTGTCGGGCACCCCGTACGCCGAACTCGCCGGTCCCGGTGAGGCGGAGTTCCGGATGCTCGCGGTGGACCCGGCCGCGCAGGGCCGGGGCGCCGGCGTGGCGCTGGTCGAGGCGTGTGTGGCGCGCGCCGCCGAG is a window from the Micromonospora sp. DSM 45708 genome containing:
- a CDS encoding biotin/lipoyl-binding carrier protein; its protein translation is MAEEIRAEMVANVWKVVASAGDTVSEGDTLVILESMKMEIPVVAESDGVVQQLAVNEGDVVQDGDLIAVIG
- a CDS encoding GNAT family N-acetyltransferase yields the protein MTGLLVRRAEPADFPAVARLTVAAYEADGQLKGETGYAPVLADVAGRAATGEVLVVVDGGTGTVLGAVTFVLSGTPYAELAGPGEAEFRMLAVDPAAQGRGAGVALVEACVARAAELGCSAVVICVRAGMAASARRLYDRFGFVRAPEKDWAPLPGVELLGLRRVLTAAPSLTP